A stretch of the Fusobacterium sp. genome encodes the following:
- the deoC gene encoding deoxyribose-phosphate aldolase, giving the protein MTKKDILKIVDHTLLAQTSIWEEIKEILDDGIKFETASACIPPSFVKRAKEYVRESLSICTVIGFPNGYNTIDVKVFETEEAIRNGADEIDMVINIGNLKEKKYDSILNEIKSIHKACNGKLLKVIIETCLLTEEEKIKMCEIVTESGAEYIKTSTGFSISGATLEDVSLMKKYVGKNVKIKAAGGISSFEDAEKFIEAGANRLGTSRLIKIMKS; this is encoded by the coding sequence ATGACTAAAAAAGATATATTGAAAATAGTGGATCATACTCTTTTAGCTCAAACTTCTATATGGGAGGAGATAAAGGAAATACTTGATGATGGAATAAAATTTGAAACAGCTTCAGCTTGTATACCTCCATCATTTGTAAAAAGAGCTAAGGAATATGTAAGGGAGTCTCTTTCTATATGTACTGTAATAGGGTTTCCAAATGGTTACAATACAATAGATGTAAAAGTCTTTGAAACAGAAGAAGCAATAAGAAATGGTGCTGATGAAATAGATATGGTAATCAATATTGGAAATTTGAAAGAGAAAAAATATGATAGTATTTTAAATGAGATAAAAAGTATACATAAAGCTTGCAATGGAAAATTATTAAAAGTAATTATTGAAACTTGTCTTCTTACTGAGGAAGAAAAAATAAAAATGTGTGAAATAGTTACTGAATCAGGAGCTGAATATATCAAAACTTCTACAGGATTTTCTATCTCTGGAGCTACATTGGAAGATGTTTCTCTTATGAAAAAGTATGTAGGAAAGAATGTAAAAATAAAGGCAGCTGGAGGAATAAGTTCTTTTGAAGATGCTGAA
- the cdd gene encoding cytidine deaminase: MEKYRDILDRAFSAMDNAYAPYSNYYVGACVKTKDGRYFIGANVENASYGLTNCAERNAIFQAYSQGYRKEDIEVIAIVSKGKTLATPCGACRQVLVELLNKKTPIVLSNNEKEMITNIEELLPMSFTSDDL, from the coding sequence GTGGAAAAATATAGAGATATATTAGATAGAGCTTTTTCAGCTATGGACAATGCCTATGCTCCTTATTCTAATTATTATGTAGGAGCTTGTGTAAAAACGAAAGATGGAAGATATTTTATAGGCGCTAATGTGGAAAATGCATCTTATGGATTGACTAATTGTGCAGAAAGAAATGCAATATTTCAGGCATATTCACAGGGATATAGAAAAGAAGATATAGAAGTTATTGCAATTGTAAGTAAAGGAAAAACCCTTGCAACACCATGTGGTGCATGCAGGCAGGTATTAGTAGAACTTTTAAATAAAAAAACACCTATTGTCTTGTCAAATAATGAAAAAGAGATGATAACAAACATAGAAGAGCTTTTACCAATGTCATTTACAAGTGATGATTTATAA
- a CDS encoding phosphopentomutase has protein sequence MKKYKRIFTIVIDSLGIGAMGDAEKYGDTGADTLGHIAASVEKFNIPNLQKLGLANLHPMSNVKAIDNPLAYYGELKETSIGKDTMTGHWEMMGLNIRIPFKTFTETGFPKELINELEKRFERKIVGNKSASGTEILEEYGEHEIATGDVIVYTSADSVLQICGNEETMGLETLYRFCEIARELTMRDEWKVGRVIARPYIGMKKGEFKRTSNRHDYALKPFGKTALDILKAGGFDVISVGKIRDIFDGEGITETYKSKSSVHGMEQTLELLDKDFTGLCFVNLVDFDALWGHRRNPKGYAEELEKFDINLGKLLEKLRDNDLLIITADHGNDPTFKGTDHTREKVPFIAYSPSMKKAGVLPIADTFAVIGATIADNFDIVMPENTIGRSVLDKLK, from the coding sequence ATGAAAAAATATAAGAGAATATTTACCATAGTTATAGATTCATTAGGAATAGGAGCTATGGGTGATGCGGAAAAATATGGAGATACAGGTGCAGATACATTAGGGCACATAGCTGCTTCAGTAGAAAAGTTCAATATACCTAATCTTCAGAAATTAGGCCTTGCCAATCTTCATCCAATGTCAAATGTAAAAGCAATAGATAATCCTTTAGCTTATTATGGGGAACTCAAAGAGACTAGTATAGGAAAAGATACTATGACTGGGCATTGGGAAATGATGGGATTAAATATAAGAATCCCATTTAAAACTTTTACAGAAACTGGATTTCCAAAAGAATTGATTAATGAACTGGAAAAGAGGTTTGAACGCAAAATTGTTGGAAATAAATCAGCCAGTGGAACAGAGATATTAGAAGAATATGGAGAGCATGAAATAGCTACTGGAGATGTAATAGTATATACTAGTGCTGATTCAGTTCTACAGATATGTGGAAATGAAGAAACTATGGGACTTGAAACTCTGTACAGATTTTGTGAAATAGCAAGAGAACTTACTATGAGAGATGAATGGAAAGTGGGAAGAGTAATAGCCAGACCATATATTGGTATGAAAAAAGGAGAATTTAAACGTACAAGCAATCGTCATGACTATGCTTTAAAGCCATTTGGAAAAACAGCTTTAGATATATTGAAAGCAGGAGGTTTTGATGTAATATCTGTTGGAAAAATCAGAGATATCTTTGATGGTGAAGGAATAACAGAAACATATAAATCAAAAAGTTCTGTACATGGTATGGAACAGACTTTAGAACTTTTAGATAAAGACTTTACTGGATTATGTTTTGTAAATTTAGTTGATTTTGATGCTTTATGGGGTCATAGAAGAAATCCTAAAGGATATGCAGAAGAATTAGAAAAATTTGATATAAATTTAGGAAAATTATTAGAAAAACTTCGAGACAATGACCTTTTAATAATAACTGCTGATCATGGAAATGACCCTACATTTAAAGGAACAGATCATACTAGAGAGAAAGTTCCATTTATAGCATATTCGCCATCTATGAAAAAGGCAGGAGTTTTACCCATAGCAGATACATTTGCTGTAATAGGCGCCACTATTGCTGATAATTTTGATATAGTAATGCCTGAAAATACAATAGGAAGATCTGTACTGGATAAATTAAAGTAA
- a CDS encoding Lrp/AsnC family transcriptional regulator: protein MDEIDRNILKELKKNGRMSISEISKKVYLSVPAVAERIRKMEQGEIIEKYTIKINQKKIGYNLLAFVLINIDVTENIENFKLKIIQESCVLECYHIAGPNDYLLKVLVRDTEELENFLSNILKKINGVVTSNTIISLSTLKEEINL from the coding sequence ATGGATGAAATTGATAGAAATATTTTGAAAGAATTAAAAAAAAATGGGAGAATGTCCATATCTGAAATCAGTAAAAAGGTATATCTTTCTGTACCTGCTGTTGCTGAAAGAATAAGAAAAATGGAACAGGGAGAGATTATTGAAAAATATACAATCAAAATTAATCAGAAAAAGATTGGTTATAATTTATTAGCATTTGTGCTGATTAATATTGATGTAACAGAAAATATTGAAAATTTTAAATTGAAGATTATCCAAGAATCATGTGTATTAGAATGTTATCATATTGCGGGACCTAATGATTATTTGCTGAAGGTTTTAGTTCGTGATACTGAAGAACTTGAAAATTTTTTGTCAAACATACTGAAAAAAATTAATGGAGTAGTTACTTCTAATACAATAATATCTTTATCAACATTAAAAGAAGAAATAAATTTATGA
- the udp gene encoding uridine phosphorylase codes for MKYAEEGVQYHIGIKKGDVGKYVILPGDPKRCEKIAKYFEDAKLVADNREYITYTGYLDGVKVSVTSTGIGGPSAAIALEELVKSGADTFLRVGTCGGMQTEIMGGDIVIATGAIRMEGTSREYAPIEFPAVADIEIVNAFIQGAKDLGEKYHTGIVQCKDSFYGQHEPETKPVSYELMNKWEAWIRLGCKASEMESAALFVVGDYLRVRVGSAFLVVANQEREKIGLENPVVHDTDAAIRVAIEAIRNLIKTDILY; via the coding sequence ATGAAGTATGCAGAAGAAGGAGTTCAATATCATATAGGAATAAAGAAGGGTGATGTGGGAAAATATGTAATACTCCCTGGAGATCCAAAACGTTGTGAAAAGATAGCAAAGTATTTTGAAGATGCAAAACTTGTAGCAGATAATAGAGAATATATAACATATACAGGATATCTTGATGGAGTAAAAGTAAGTGTTACATCTACAGGTATAGGAGGTCCGTCAGCAGCTATTGCTTTGGAGGAACTTGTAAAATCAGGAGCAGATACATTTTTACGTGTAGGAACATGTGGAGGAATGCAGACTGAAATTATGGGAGGAGATATAGTAATTGCTACTGGAGCAATAAGAATGGAAGGAACCAGCAGAGAATATGCTCCAATAGAATTTCCAGCGGTTGCAGATATAGAAATAGTAAATGCTTTTATTCAAGGAGCAAAAGATTTAGGAGAAAAGTATCATACAGGTATAGTTCAATGTAAAGATTCTTTCTATGGACAACATGAACCTGAAACGAAACCAGTAAGTTATGAATTAATGAATAAATGGGAAGCATGGATACGTCTTGGATGTAAAGCTTCTGAAATGGAATCAGCAGCACTTTTTGTAGTAGGAGATTATTTAAGAGTTCGTGTAGGATCAGCATTTTTAGTGGTGGCTAATCAGGAAAGAGAAAAAATTGGACTTGAAAATCCAGTTGTACATGATACAGATGCAGCAATAAGAGTGGCTATAGAAGCTATACGTAATCTTATAAAAACAGATATACTATATTAA
- a CDS encoding IbrB-like domain-containing protein, whose amino-acid sequence MRYIKTKKGNIALPVMTPIIVPIDKVEPNKYNPNKVAINNMELLERSILDNGFCFAVITIYDQNRDKYIIVDGFHRYEIFKKYFKAKEIPIIVLEHNIEKRMAATVQFNRARGVHQVELMGELVRELYEKGLEDEEIAQSLGMEEEEVFRLKQITGIAEIFKNKVYSKSWEMMEVNDE is encoded by the coding sequence ATGAGATATATAAAGACAAAAAAAGGAAATATAGCATTACCTGTTATGACTCCTATTATAGTTCCTATAGATAAAGTTGAGCCAAATAAATATAATCCTAATAAAGTTGCAATTAATAATATGGAATTATTAGAAAGATCTATCTTAGATAATGGCTTTTGTTTTGCTGTAATTACTATTTATGATCAAAATAGAGATAAGTATATAATAGTTGATGGTTTTCATCGATATGAAATTTTTAAAAAATATTTCAAAGCTAAAGAAATTCCAATAATTGTATTAGAACATAATATAGAAAAAAGAATGGCTGCAACAGTACAATTCAATCGAGCTAGAGGTGTTCATCAAGTTGAACTTATGGGAGAATTAGTAAGAGAACTATATGAAAAAGGTCTTGAAGATGAAGAAATAGCTCAATCTTTAGGAATGGAAGAAGAAGAAGTCTTCAGATTAAAACAAATAACAGGTATTGCAGAAATTTTTAAAAACAAGGTTTATTCAAAAAGCTGGGAAATGATGGAGGTTAATGATGAATGA
- the deoD gene encoding purine-nucleoside phosphorylase: protein MSTPHNQAKLGEIAKNVLMPGDPLRAKFISDTFLTNVKQVNSVRNMLAFTGEYKGKEITVMASGMGMPSIGIYSYELYTVYGVENIIRVGSAGSYVEKLNIYDVVLVESAWSESSFAHTQSGFEGDRILPSAELNKKILKTAERLKVKVQLDKIHSSDVFYRESNVDGYKELYAKYGCTCVEMESFALFHNAAVLGKNAACLLTISDSFVTKQETTPEERQSSFVNMMKIALETFC from the coding sequence ATGTCTACACCACACAATCAAGCAAAACTAGGAGAAATAGCAAAAAATGTTCTTATGCCAGGAGACCCTCTAAGAGCTAAATTTATATCAGATACATTTTTAACAAATGTAAAACAAGTCAATTCTGTAAGAAATATGCTTGCTTTTACAGGAGAATATAAAGGAAAGGAAATAACTGTTATGGCTTCTGGAATGGGAATGCCATCTATTGGAATATATTCATATGAACTGTACACAGTGTATGGAGTTGAAAATATAATTCGTGTAGGATCAGCAGGATCTTATGTAGAAAAGTTGAATATATATGATGTAGTGCTTGTAGAGAGTGCATGGAGTGAATCAAGTTTTGCTCATACACAGAGTGGATTTGAAGGAGATAGAATTCTGCCGAGTGCTGAATTGAATAAAAAAATATTAAAAACAGCAGAAAGATTAAAAGTAAAAGTACAGTTGGATAAGATACACTCAAGTGATGTTTTTTACAGAGAGAGTAATGTAGATGGATATAAAGAACTCTATGCTAAATATGGATGTACTTGTGTAGAAATGGAAAGTTTTGCGTTATTCCATAATGCAGCAGTTTTAGGAAAAAATGCTGCATGTCTTTTGACGATATCAGATTCTTTTGTAACTAAGCAGGAGACTACACCAGAAGAAAGACAGTCATCTTTTGTAAATATGATGAAAATAGCTCTTGAGACATTCTGCTGA
- a CDS encoding phosphoadenosine phosphosulfate reductase family protein, whose translation MIKQMYSNKNVLEVSKERISFLFDNFQNICVSISGGKDSTVLAHLTLKEAAKRNRKVGLFFLDEEVVYSSTIKQIKYLMNLFPENTINYWLQIEFNLTNATSIVEGQLKCWEKNKSYLWMRPKEKNSIQNKPWDIETETIRDKNKGFGFYDVIENFQKLKKDTIFLVGLRATESPNRWGAVMKNPVNINRTSIYWGTKLKYDNFSFYPIYDWNFHDVWKYIYDEKLKYSKIYDYQYKKGTGLREIRVSSLIHEKSFKALVDLPEFEPKTYDKLLKRIAGISIGNIYGKDSKMLRCTKLPKNYDSWIEYRNFLLETYPIENKKLIFQKRFQKHLENEYVARQQCKQLVLNDYENNLPVDNRKDPRLEKLKKWRTIL comes from the coding sequence ATGATAAAGCAGATGTATTCCAATAAAAATGTTCTTGAGGTTTCAAAGGAAAGAATAAGCTTCCTTTTTGATAATTTTCAAAATATTTGTGTTTCTATTTCTGGAGGAAAAGACAGTACTGTCCTCGCACATCTCACTTTAAAAGAAGCTGCTAAAAGAAATAGAAAAGTAGGCTTATTTTTTTTAGATGAAGAAGTGGTATATAGTAGTACAATAAAACAAATAAAATATTTAATGAATCTTTTTCCAGAAAACACTATCAATTACTGGCTTCAAATAGAATTTAATCTTACTAATGCCACAAGTATTGTAGAAGGTCAGCTTAAATGCTGGGAAAAAAATAAATCATACCTATGGATGAGACCTAAAGAAAAAAATTCTATTCAAAATAAACCATGGGATATAGAAACTGAAACTATCAGAGATAAAAATAAAGGTTTTGGATTTTATGATGTAATAGAAAATTTTCAAAAATTAAAAAAAGACACCATTTTTTTAGTTGGTTTAAGAGCAACAGAAAGTCCTAACAGATGGGGAGCAGTAATGAAAAATCCTGTAAATATAAATAGAACTTCTATTTATTGGGGAACAAAATTGAAATATGATAATTTTTCTTTTTATCCTATATATGACTGGAATTTTCATGATGTTTGGAAATATATTTATGACGAAAAATTAAAATACTCTAAAATATATGACTACCAATATAAAAAAGGAACAGGACTGAGAGAAATAAGAGTGTCTTCATTGATACATGAAAAAAGTTTTAAAGCATTAGTTGATCTTCCTGAATTTGAGCCTAAAACTTATGATAAACTTCTTAAAAGAATAGCTGGAATAAGCATCGGAAATATTTATGGAAAAGACAGCAAAATGCTGAGATGTACAAAACTACCTAAAAACTATGATTCTTGGATAGAATATAGAAACTTTTTATTAGAAACATATCCAATTGAAAATAAAAAATTGATATTTCAAAAAAGATTTCAGAAGCATCTAGAAAATGAATATGTTGCAAGACAGCAGTGTAAGCAGCTTGTACTAAATGACTACGAGAATAATTTACCTGTGGACAATAGAAAAGATCCCAGATTAGAAAAACTTAAAAAATGGAGAACAATATTATGA
- a CDS encoding LysE family transporter, with protein sequence MIFKGFKFGMILQLAIGPMCIFIFQTSIAHGFWMGEMGVVGTAVIDSLEIILAIIGIGVILKCNKKAEKFLKIFGVVILFLYGMNSILSVFNIYFLPNIGISSFKNSGNIFVKAVILALSDPLTIVFWAGIFSIKITEEKFCKKDLQLFAFGCILATLFFLSLISFIGSFTKQIIPLFFINIINFFVGLLMFYFAYKHIKTPTDNK encoded by the coding sequence ATGATATTTAAAGGTTTTAAGTTTGGAATGATATTGCAGTTAGCAATTGGTCCAATGTGTATTTTTATTTTTCAGACTAGTATTGCACATGGTTTTTGGATGGGAGAAATGGGAGTTGTTGGAACAGCAGTGATTGACAGTTTAGAAATTATCTTAGCAATAATAGGAATTGGAGTTATTCTTAAATGTAATAAGAAAGCAGAAAAGTTTTTGAAAATATTTGGTGTGGTAATTTTATTTCTTTATGGAATGAACTCAATATTAAGTGTATTTAATATTTATTTTTTACCCAATATAGGGATAAGCAGTTTTAAAAATTCTGGAAATATTTTTGTAAAAGCTGTTATTTTAGCTTTGTCTGATCCACTGACAATCGTATTTTGGGCAGGTATTTTTTCAATAAAAATTACAGAAGAAAAATTTTGTAAAAAAGATTTGCAGTTATTTGCTTTTGGCTGTATTTTAGCTACTTTATTCTTTTTAAGTTTGATTTCTTTTATTGGAAGTTTTACAAAACAGATAATTCCTTTATTTTTTATAAATATAATAAATTTTTTTGTTGGATTGCTTATGTTTTATTTTGCATATAAACATATTAAAACACCAACTGATAATAAATAG